The following DNA comes from Oscillospiraceae bacterium.
TGGACAGCCTTTTTATATGAATTACAAAGGAAAGTATATCATCAGTACGCAGGTGAAAGATGGAGTTGATTTCTATTTTACCAACATTTTGCTTTCCAAGAAGTTAAAAACTGCCAGTACAACAGTTTTTAAAAGTGATCGTGAGCAAATTTGTACCTTTCGCGTACATAGTAAATTAACAAACGATGATGGCACTCTGTTTTTGGCACCGCTGGAAACAGCAGACGACAATACAGTCGTTTCCAGCATGGCTTTTGTAGTTTACGACAGCACAATGAGTGCCCTGTGGGACAAAGTTAATGAAAACGGCTTTATGACCCTGTCTTACAACAATGAACGAATCTATTCATCCAACAAACAGGGTAATCAGGCAATCAATGAAGGGAACAACCTAAGCAATTTTCTGCCCGGAGACAGTCTGACAATGTGTTACAGTCATAATGCTTTTAAAGTGCAGTGGACTATTCCACAATTTACGTTTTTTACTAGGCGCTGTCATGGTGCAGGCAGTCATCACATTTTTGGTGTTGGCGGTGGCGGTACTACTACTGCTGCTGCTGTGCTACACGCATAAAAGCTATGCGCCGGTGAGGCAGATTCTGCAACGTATTGAACCACAGTACCAGCAGCAAAACGCCATGGACGAATCAAAGTATATTGACATGGCGGTCAGTGACCTTACTTATACCAAAAAATTTTTGGAACAGACCAATGAGGAACTGTGTCGAGAAAAATACCTGTACTATATTCTGGATAATCAAGTGACAACAGGTTCCGTCCTGTACCAGCAATGTCTTAGCGCCGGTATTCGGGTGGACCGGCACTGGTTTGCGTGCATTTTATTGGAAGACACTGCGGAAAATGAAAAACTGTTTCAAAGTTTAAATGCAGAGGAAAAAGACAGCGGGCAGGAAACCAATTCGTATTCCATGTACATTATGGACAATAAATATATGTTCCTGCTGTGTTCAGACGAAAAAGAGGACTGTCTGGCAGAAAAGCTGCGGCAGCTGAGTGACGGTAATGACGAGTTGGTTTCTGTCAGTCATGCAGTTGACAGTCTAGAAAATGTATGCAGTGTATATCTGGATGTTTGTCAGCGTGAGGCAAACAGACGCAAAGTCCAGATACTTCCTCTGTGTATCCGGAATTGGAACTGGAAGCACTGCAAGAAGCTGTTTCTGTGGAAAGCACTGATAAAGTGAAATTTGCACTGCGTATGATTAAGAACTGGCTTGTCTCCTGCAGCGAGATGTGGCGCGCTTCTGTTTTTGTAACCGTCTGCAGTATTCTGAATGAGGGCGACCGCCAAAAAATCAATCGGCAGGTGCAGCGGATTCCGGTACCGAATCCGGAAGCTATTAGCTGTGAGATTGACATTTTGTTTTCCAAATATCTGCAGCGTGTGGGAACACAAGTGGAAGAAACAGCACCGCATGGGCACCGAAGCTTGGGCAGCTTGATGCAGTATGTGGAAGCAAATTACTGAGATTTCAGCTTTACCATCAAGCGTATGGCAATGAATTTTCACACTTCGCCGTCTAACCTGAGCCATTTTTTCAAAAAGAGTACCGGGCAGACAATTTCCCATTTCATTGATGACATGAAGGTGAAGCGTGCAGAACAACTGCTGCTTGCCGGTTAGAGGGTGAATGATGTTGCATAGCAGTTTGGTTACAACAGCGCTTCCGTGTCCATTGAAACCTTTAAACGCGTACGAGGGGGTGACTTACAGCGTGTTCCGCTGCAGCAGTGAAACTGAACTTATTCAAAAACATTCAAAACCTTGAATTTGCAGAAAGGCCGGCCGACTTTTGCCTGCCTGCCTTTTTCTTTGCGTATCTTAAATTTTTGAACTGCTTGTGAAGCGGCGTGATTCTGTTCAATTTGCAGGGATTGATTTCACATTCCCGTATTTTTTTCAAAATCACGGAATTGAAAGCAGAAGCAAAGAGTTTATACTGAAAAGTGTTCCGGGAGATGTTCAGCCAGCGGAAGCGGGAGATTGCCCGAGAAAAAGTTTTGCAGCCAGCGGGGAGCTGGCGAAAAGATTGAAAAGGAGTCTCAACAATGACCAAAAAGCAATTTTTAGCAGATGGTCTGGCAGCGGTGCTGAAAGACTTTTGCAGTCAAACCGGCCTGCTGCGGCAGCGGGAGCGCGAACAGGTTGCTGCCACAAAGTCAGCAGGTAAAACCGTTTCCTTTGGACGCAGTCCGGCACAGAAAGCGGTTCAGGCCGCAAAGGCGCAGCAACGGCTGGACTCCGCAAACAAGGAGTTGAACAGTCTGCGCGAGGATGGTACAATTAGAGTGAAAGGAATGCTCGTGAAAGCTCCCGCCGTACCGGGCACCTTAACTTTCAGCGGCCATGCGTTAGACAGACTGTCCGAGCGCGGAATGACTTTGCAGGATGTGGAACGTATCATAAAATCGCCAAAATTTGCAATCAGGCAGCGTAATGGTACACAGCACGTTTATTATTCGGAAGCCGGATTCATTGCAATTAAATCAGACGGCACCGTGTCCTCCATCGGTCAGCTTGACGAGGGCGGGAAAACAGTATTGGAGGTGGCAAAAAAATATGGATTTTATCACGAATCCAAAAAATGAAGATGAACAGGTACTTTGCCCTATCTGGAATAAGAAAATTTCTGCCGGTCTTTGCTTTGACATTTCCAACATTGGCAATGACAGTTTGAATCTGCCGCAAAAGCTCCGGCCACCATGTGGCTGGCAAAAGGCACATGAAATATGTGATAAATGCGAAAATTACAACTAAGCCGCCACGGCACACGCCCGGCGGTATTTTTGTACCCAATTTCAGAAGCAAGCAGCCGTTGCGGGCTGCTTTTTTCATACTTATTTTGCCCTACCCTGCCGGGCTTAAAATGCAGGAACCGCACGGCGCAGAGTGGCTGCGCACTTACAAATCAAATCAATGCGGCAAGGAGTTTTTAACATGGATATGAAAGAACTTTTCGGTGACAAATCGCTCACCTATGCGGACTTTGAAAAAGCTGCCGGTGAGCACAAAGCAAAATTTGTTGACCTGTCCGAGGGCGGCTATGTGGACAAGGGCAAGTTTGACAGTAAAGACGCTGAATTAAAAACCGCAAATGGCACTATTGCAGACCTGCAGGACAAAGTGAAGGCTTTTGACGGTGTGGATGTTGAAAAGCTGAAGCAGGATGTCAAAGACGCGCAGGTCAAGTATGGTACCGACCTTAGCACGCTGAAAAAGTCCAGTGCTATCAACCTTGCGCTGGTGGGAGCAAAAGCGCACGACGCAAAAGCCGTGCTGCCATTTGTCAACATGGACGCTGTCACGAAGGACGGCGACAAAGTGCTGAGCTTGGATGAGCAAGTACAGAATTTGAAGAAAGACAAGGTTTTTCTGTTTGAAGAAGAAAAGCCGGCCGGGGGCTTTTTTGTTTATGCAGTAGTCAAATTATAAAAAGTAGTCAAAAGGTAGTCAAAACCGAAAAAGGCATAAAGCAAAGCCCGCAGGAAATCACTAAAAACATGATACCTACGGGCTTTTCCTTGGAGCTACTGATCGGACTCGAACCGATGACCTGCTGATTACGAATCAGCTGCTCTACCAACTGAGCCACAGTAGCAAACGGAACTTATCTATTATATCGTACGAATAAAGTTTCGTCAAGGTTTTCCCAGTGGCTTTCCATGCGGATTCTTAGAAAGGGGTTACGCAAGGTATTCCTCAAGGCAGACCCCTTGGCTGTGTATTTCTTTTGCCGCGGGCAGGCCCACATACCGATAATGCCACGGCTCATAAATAATTCCGGTAATCTTTTCTTTTCCTTTCGGGTAGCGCAGAATAAAGCCGTACTGCCAGGCATTTTGAGTCAGCCAGGCGGATTCCGGCGTCTCTGCAAAGGTTTCGTCCAGCAGCTGATTGGTGTCGCTGCCTAGATCGGCAGCAAGACCGAGATTGTGTTCACTGGTACCGGGCGGTGCAACAACCGCTGCCGCCGCGTCAACCGCTTTTTGACCCTGCAGACCTTTCTTTTCTTTTGAGCGGATTTCATCCTGATACAGGCTGCTTTGCAGACTGATGCTGCGCCAACCGGAGCAGACCATTAGGTGGTTGCCTTTGGCGTTGCAGGCGGAAATCATCTGCTGCAGAGCTCCCGCTGCGCGTGAGTCAAAACGGACATTGGCTACAGCAGATGTTTTTACAGAGAAGCTGCTGGGCAGCGGATGGCTGGCGTTTACTAAGTGCAGCTGCCACGCTGCTTTATTCACAGCAGGCTTTGCGGCTGCAGAAGACACAGCGTGCGGCTTTGCAGAAGAAACGGCCGGCTTAGCGGAAGACACTGCCGCAGCGGATGGCTGCGGCAGCCGATACAGCATGAAAGCACAGCCGGCGGCAATGCAGATGAAAGCAGCTGCCAGTAAAAGCACAACACGGCGGCTTGGCCGGTGGTGCAGGGAAAAGCAAAAGAATCGGCGGCGCATTTGGGATTCCTCCCTATCAATAAATTCTTTATACATCTATATATATAGAAATGGGCCTGCCGCAATGGTTCTATTCTACTTCTTCCCTGCATAAAAAATCAATGAGGAAACTAGAGAAGGAGGCGAAAACGGTGACCATTTCTTTTCACGGGAAAAAGAAACGCGTCTTTTTAGCAGCAGCCCTTTTCGCAGTAGCGGTGATCATTGTGCTTTTTGTACGCACGGCCGGCGCAGCGGGGGGGATTTCCGCCGGGAGCAACAGCGACCGTGTGCGATTTCTGCAGCAATGCGGATGGCAGGTGGAAAATGAACCGATTGCTGCACGTGAGGTGCAGATTCCTGCACAGTTTTCTAAGGTTTACCAAAATTACAGCCAGTTGAACCAACAGGCTGGTTTTGACTTGACCAAAGTCGCTGGAAAGACCTGTCAGCAGTATGTGTATCGTGTGAAAAATTATACAGGCAATCCGGATGTTCGGGCAACTTTACTCGTATATAAAGGGGAAATTGCCGGAGGGGATGTCTCCACCGCTGCGCTAAACGGCTTTATGAAACCGCTGCGGCAGAAAAGTTGAGTTTCAACCGGGCTTCGGGTATAATGACAGCAGAAAACGAGGTGTACCCGATGCCACAAATGCGATTGGATAAACTGCTGGCACAGCAGACCGGCATCAGCCGCAAAGAAGCCGCTGCCTTAGCGCGCAGCGGCGCTGTGCAGCTGAATGGACAACCCTTGACTGACCCGGCCGCGCATGTCAGCCCGGAGCAGGTAACTTTGCACGGCGAAAAACTGGACTACCAGCAGTTTGTGTATTGGATACTCAACAAGCCGGCGGGCCTTTTGACTGCTGCACGCGACGCCCGGCAGCCGGTAGTGCTTGACCTGCTGCCGCCGGAGCAGCGCCGGCGCGGGGTGCAGCCCGTGGGTCGGCTGGACAAAGACACCACCGGCCTGCTGCTTTTAACGAATGACGGCGCTTTGGCGCACCGCCTGTTGTCGCCCCGGCATCATGTCTGGAAAATTTATCAGGCCCGCCTGAGCTGCCCGCCGCGCGCCGGTGCGCAGCAGCGCTTTGCGGCTGGGGTGCAGCTGCCGGATTTCACCTGCCTGCCGGCTCGACTGCGGCTGTTGGAAAACGGCAGTACGCCCCTTTATGAGGTTGCCCTGCGTGAGGGGAAATTCCACCAGGTAAAGCGGATGTTTGCGGCACAGGACAGCGAAGTGACAGCACTGTGCCGCACAGAATTCGGCCCGCTGTCTCTGCCGCCGGATTTGCCGCAGGGTGCGCTGCGCCCGCTGACTGCCGCTGAGCAGGCGGCCCTGCTGGGACAAGGAGATTGACATGTTGCATAAAAGTGACTTGAAAATTTTGATGGCATGCTTTGACAATATGGACGAAATACGACCTGCGTTTTTGGATTTTAGGAGAATTACATAAACAAGACAAAAGAAGTTTGGACAAAACAGGTCTGTACAGGCATAAATCTATCTGCTATTATTGAAACAACCGATAGATGAAGATGAAACGAAAAACAGGAGGCACATGTTATGGCAAGCGTAACCCTGAAGCATGTTTACAAAATTTACACCGGCGGCGTACAGGCCGTTACCGATTTCAATTTGGAAATCGCCGATAAAGAATTTATCATTCTGGTTGGTCCTTCCGGCTGCGGCAAATCTACCACCCTGCGTATGATTGCAGGTTTGGAGGATATCTCTAAAGGCGAGCTGTATATCGGCGACACCCTGGCAAACGACGTTGCACCAAAGGACCGCGATATCGCCATGGTGTTCCAGAACTATGCGCTGTATCCGCACATGACCGTGTTTGACAACATGGCATTTGGTCTGAAACTGCGTAAAGTACCAAAGGATGAAATCAAGGCGCGCGTGGAAGAAGCTGCCCGCATCCTTGACATTGCACATCTGCTCGACCGTAAGCCGAAGGCCCTTTCCGGCGGCCAGCGCCAGCGTGTTGCTTTGGGTCGTGCAATCGTGCGTAACCCGAAGGTCTTCCTTTTGGATGAGCCACTGTCTAACTTGGATGCAAAACTGCGTGCACAGATGCGTACAGAAATCAGTAAGCTGCATAAGCGCCTGGGCACAACCTTTATTTATGTTACACATGACCAGACCGAGGCTATGACCATGGGCGACCGCATTGTGGTTATGAAAGACGGCATTATTCAGCAGGTAGATACCCCGCAGAATCTGTATGACTTCCCGATCAACGAGTTTGTCGCAGGCTTTATGGGCAGCCCGCAGATGAACTTCATTGATGCAAAGGTCAACAAAGCTGCAAAGGGCTATTCCATTGACTTTGGCCAGTACAGTTTGGTACTGCCTGCCGGCAAAGCAAAGGCAGAGGTCATGGATCCTTATGTCGGCAAAGATGTCGTTTTGGGCATTCGCCCCGAGCATGTGCATGATGAGCCGAAGTTCCTGCAGGATCATCCTGAGTTTATCGCAGATGCAGAAGTAGAAGTTACCGAGCTGATGGGCGCAGAAACATACCTGTACCTCACCTGCGATGGCAACAACCTGACTGCTCGTGTCGAGCCTACCTCTACTGCAAAGTCCGGCGATAAGATTAAGATTGCCTTTGATATGAGCAAGTGCCATCTGTTTGACAAAGATACAGAAGCCACCATCTTGAACTAACAAGAACAGGATGTTATATAAAGGAGGGAACTGCACGCTGTGTAGTTCCCTCTTCTGTTTTCACGCTGTGAGAAATCCATAAAAATTATGAATTTTTTTATGAAATAGTTGAAAAGCATTATAAAAGTGTGTAAAATAGATAAAAGAGTATTTCTCTTTTCAGTTGGCTTTTGTGAAATCATACATTGCATTTTTTTGGCAGCTGGTTCTCATTGCCAAAAAGCGCTTCATACTTAGTAAAGCGAGGGGTTCTATTATGTCAAACAGATTATTTCAGGGCGTTATCCATCAAATGCGTGACGCAATCGACCGCACCATTGGCGTTATTGATGAGACGTCAGTTATCATTGCCTGCAGCGAACTTGGCCGCATTGGCGAAGTAAACGAGAGCGTTACCTCCGAGTTGATGGTTTCGCAGGAACCTTTCGTTGTAAACGGGTATACCTACAAGTCTTTCGGCAACCTGCCGCGGCCAGAGTATGCGGTGTTTGTGCTGGGCACAGACCCCGAGGCGGGCCGCTATGCCTCTCTGCTGGCCGTTTCCCTTTCCAGCATCAAGCAGTATTATGATGAAAAATATGACCGCAGCAATTTTGTAAAGAATGTTATTTTGGACAATATTCTGCCCGGCGATATCTATTTGAAGGCGCGCGAGCTGCACTTTAACAACGATGTCAGCCGTGTGTGCATGCTGATTAAAGTAACCAACAAAACTGACATTGCCGCTTATGATGTGATTCAAAACCTGTTCCCCGACAAAAACAAGGATTTTGTCATCAACATCAACGAAAGCGATATTGCGCTGGTCAAAGAGATTAAGCCGGGTATCGACAGCAAAGACCTTGAGAAATTGGCAAGCTCTATTGTTGACACACTTTCCAGTGAATTCTATACCCATTGTGTAGTGGGCATAGGCACCCCGGTCGTGGGTGTAAAGGACTTAGCCCGCTCCTTTAAAGAGGCACAGGTTGCCTTGGAGGTCGGCAAGGTCTTTGATACCGAGCGCAGCATTGTGCGCTATGACAACTTGGGTATTGCGCGCCTGATTTATCAGCTGCCGACTACCCTGTGTGAGATGTTTTTAAAGGAAGTCTTTAAAAAAGGAAGCATCGACAGCCTGGACCACGAGACGCTGTTTACGATTCAGCGCTTCTTTGAAAATAACTTGAACGTCTCTGAGACCAGCCGCAAACTTTTTGTGCACCGCAATACTTTGGTCTATCGCTTGGAAAAAATCAAGAAGATTACCGGCCTGGACCTGCGCGAATTTGAAGACGCTATTGTCTTTAAGGTGGCGCTCATGGTCAAAAAATACCTCGATTCCAACCCGGTAAAATTCTAAAAAGTAGTTTTGAACCACCCCAAAGCAGCTGTACCTTTGTAAGGCCAGCTGCTTTTTTTGGGCGATTTTCCCAGATGACGGAAAGAAAGGCGGAGTGGATTTCCATATCGTTTTTTGGTGTTCATATTATGCTCACAGTTTACAGTTTGATTACATCTTATTTCTATATAAGAATTATTGTAAGGGAAACTGTGCTAATATGATTATGTACGCAAAGGCGCTTTTCCTGTAAAAACGCCTCAGAAAAGAAATTATTTTGAAAAGGAGCGATCTGCTTGATCGAGTTGAGTCATGTCAGCAAGACCTACCCGAACGGCACCCGCGCCCTGTATGATGTGAGCCTGCAGGTAGATAAAGGCGAGTTTGTCTTTATTGTGGGTGCCTCTGGTGCAGGCAAAAGTACACTGCTGAAGTTGATTACCTGTGAAGAGAGACCGGACTGCGGGGAGCTTTCCGTAAACGGCCTTGATTTAATGAAAATTAAACGGCGGGAAGTGCCGTATCACAGACGCACACTGGGCATGGTGTTTCAGAATTTCCGCCTGATTGCGAAAATGACGGTTTTCGACAATGTTGCCTTTGCTATGCACATTGTCGGTGCAAGCCGCCGCGAAATCAATAAGCGTGTACCGTACATACTGGGTTTGGTCGATTTGGAAAACAAGGCAAAGTGCTACCCGGCGGAGCTTTCCGGCGGCGAGCAGCAGCGTGTCGGCCTTGCGCGCGCGCTGGTCAATAATCCGGAAATCATCATTGCAGATGAACCAACCGGCAATATCGACCCGGCGCTGTCCTTTGAAATTGTAGACCTTTTAAGCGAAATTAACCTGCGCGGAACGACGGTGCTGATGATAACGCATGAGCACAGCCTTGTCAAACAGTTTCAAAAGCGTATCGTCGAGATTCAGGGAGGCCGCATTGTGGCGGATTCCAAAGAAATGGAGGCGAACGCAGCACAATGAAAAATTTTGGCTATCTCCTTAAAGAGGGTATTAAAAATATTTGGAAAAGCAGGACCATGTCGCTGGCTTCCATTGCGGTTTTGATGAGCTGTCTGCTCATGACCGGCGCGGCAGTGCTTTTCAGTTGGAATATCAAGTCCGCAATGAGTTTGGTAGAGGGCAATAACTCTATTAAGGTATATATTAAACAGGATGTACCGTCCCTGAAAGCTCTGCAGATTGGCGACCAGATTCGTAAACTGGACAATGTCGCTTCCTGTGAGTTTATCTCAAAGGACGACGGTATGAAAGATATGCGCAAAATGGTTGGCGAACAGAACGCTGGCTTGCTGGACGGCCTGGAGGGCGACAACAACTGGCTGCCGAACTCCTTCCGTATCTCTATGAAAGACCTTTCTAAGTACAAGGAAACCGCGGCGAAAATTACTGCAATCGATGGTGTCGATAAGATTTACGATTACCAGCAACTGGCTGATAAGCTGACGCACATCGACCGCATTGTTACCAATGTGGGTTTTGTGCTGGTGATAGCGCTCAGTCTGGTTTCTCTATTCATTATCGCAAATACCATTCACGTGGCCATGTACTCACACCGGCTGGAAATCAGTATTATGAAATCGGTAGGTGCGACAAATGGATTCATACGGGTGCCATATTTGGTCGAAGGCATGGTGACCGGTCTTGCGGCCGGCGCGATTGCAGCGGGCCTTTTGCATTTGATTTATTATCGCGTGGTGGACTCCATGGGTATTCGAGCACTCTTTAATGTGATTAATTTGAATGCCATTATGACGCCTGTGGTCTTGATTATGATGCTGGCAGGTGCCTTGTTTGGCGCCTTGGGCGGCATTATTTCCATCGAGCGCTATTTGAAAAAAGAGGGAGGAGCTATCGTTGGCTGGTAAATGGAGAAAACACGCAAAGTTTTTGAGCGGCGTGCTTTCCGTATGTGTTGCAGCGGCTTTGGTACTGTCTACAACAGCAACTACTGTGGCGTATGCAGCAGACGATATCAGTTCTCTGAAACAAAAACAGGCTGCCTATGCGCAGCAGAAAAAAGAAAATGACGCAAAGCTGACCCAGCTGCGCCAGGACAAGAGCAAAAAAGAGGAGTACAAGCAGACCCTGCAGAACCAAATTACCACTCTGCAGAATCAAATTGATACTTACAATACACAAATTGCAGACCTGGATGACAGCATTTTGCAGTCGCAGCAGCAGATTGCGGCAAAGCAGAAAGATATTTCGGCGGATACTGCGAAACTGAAAGAGCGCCTGTGCGCCCTGTATATGTCCGGCGGCGCAAGCAATTTGGAACTTCTGTTTTCCGCGAAAGATGTTGCGGATTTAGCGGACAAGACCGAAGCACTGCAGATGGTGACTTCTCATGATACAGCCCTGATTAGTAAACTGCGGTCTGAAATGTCGGCGGTCAAAAAGCAGAAAGAATCGATTGAGCAAAACCGCGAAGAAGCTGCAGATGCCAAAACGGCTGTTGCAGGGAAACAGAGTGAGCTTTCCGGCTTAGCCAGCGAGGTACAGACAGTTATCAGCAGCCTTTCCACGCAGGAAAGCAGCCTGCAGTCACAAAGCGACTCTTTGGCTCAGCAGGAAGCTGCTGCAGACCAGGCGGTCGACAAGTGGTATGCGGACTACCAGGCGAGCCAGAAGAAAAAGCAGGTAGAGGCAGCTCAAAAAGCGGCCCAGCAGAAGGCTACTGCTTCCAGCAGCCAAACAAGCGGCAGCACGAGTACCGGTACCTCTGGTTCTTCACAGCACAGCAGCACGAGCGGCGGCAGTTCTTCCAGCGGAGCAAGCGCAAGCGGCAGCGGCTCTATGATGTGGCCGGTGCCCAGCTGCCAGCTGATTACGTCTCCGTTTGGTCACCGCAGCAGCCCGGGCGGCATTGGCAGTACTTATCATAAAGGAATTGATATTGGTGCCAGCTATGGTTCGGCGATTGTTGCGGCCGACAGCGGCACAATTATCCAGGCGGGCGACAACGGCTGGGGGTATGGCAACCTGGTAATGATTGACCACGGCAACGGTGTCATCACGTACTATGGCCACATGAGCAGTGTCGCAGTCAGCGACGGCCAGACCGTTGCGAAAGGGCAGATTATTGGCTATGTCGGCAGCACCGGCAACAGCACCGGCCCACACTGCCACTTTGAGATTCGCGTAAACGGAACCGCTGTTGACCCGAGCGGCTATGTATAACGTATACTAATACATATAAAGGCAGCCAAGCATGCGGTAAAACGCGATTGGCTGCCTTTTCGTTTGAGCAGAAGGAGGAAAGAAGTTGGAGCCGGAAACTATCATTTTAAACTTTACAGATATTTACGAGGAAGAAAATTTTTACCAGAATGAAAAATTCACATGGATTAACTGTACTGATATTCCGGGAACCTGCTGTTATTGCACACCGCAGGCGGCAGAGGAATTGCGCCACCGGCTGAAAGATCATTCCGCGTATGGCATCCATTTCTTAGATTCCGGCGATTACCACTATGTTACTGGCCTTTGGCTTGAAAAAATACAGGAACCGTTTCATTTGCTGCTGTTTGATTATCACAGCGATATGCAGCCCCCGCGGTTTCCGGGCCTGTTTTCCTGTGGAGGGTGGGTAAAAGATGTCATGGACCATCACCCTTTTTTACAGAATGTCTGCATAGTTGGGCCGGACCAGAGCGCTTTTGCACAGATTTCGGAAAAATACCGCAGCAGGCTGATTTGCATCAGCCTGCAGGCTTTGCAGGAAAAGGAAACATGGGGGCAGCTGGAAAAGCTGAAAACCGGCATGCCGGTCTATATTTCTATTGACAAAGATGTGATGAGCCGCTACTTTGCCTGTACAGACTGGAGCCAGGGGCAGCTTTCCCTGCAGGTACTGGAAAAGTTGCTGCAGATTTTTGAGAGCCACTGCCGCATTTTGGGGATTGATATCTGTGGCGAGTGCAAGGCGGATATGCTGCCCTTTTTGCTGCAGCGCGCAGAAAAGACCAACAGTGACACCAATTTGGCGCTGCTGCGTTTTTTGCTGCGGGGAAAGAACAGATAAAATACAGAATAAAAGACCGGCCTGCTGCGCAGATTTTGCAGCGGGCCGGTCTTTTTAGAAGTTACAGGGAATGAAGTACCAGAAAATGAAGAAGATATGCAATGAAAATACCGAGCAGCCCGCCGCAAATGACCTCTGATGGGCGGTGACCAAGGCGGGTTTCCAGAGGCGGCGCTTCTTTTTCCGGTTCCACTTTGCGTTCCATGCGGTTGATTGCGTCTGCATGCAGGCCAGCCTGCCAGCGAATGCCGAGGGCGTCATAAATGACAACGGCAGACAAGGCAACGCCCAGCGCAAACTCGACCGAATCAAAGCCGCGGACCAGGCCGCAGCCAAAAGCAGTGGCGCAGACAAAAGCAGAGTGGGAACTGGGCATGCCGCCGGTGCCGATATAATCGTGCAGTGTTAATTTTTCACGGCGGACAAGGCAGGTGATTACTTTAATCAGCTGTGCCGCCAGCCAGGACAGTACGGCCGACAAAATAATCAAGTTCATAAATTTTCCTCCTTACAAGCCGCCCTCAAAACGGGCGG
Coding sequences within:
- a CDS encoding peptidoglycan DD-metalloendopeptidase family protein, with product MAGKWRKHAKFLSGVLSVCVAAALVLSTTATTVAYAADDISSLKQKQAAYAQQKKENDAKLTQLRQDKSKKEEYKQTLQNQITTLQNQIDTYNTQIADLDDSILQSQQQIAAKQKDISADTAKLKERLCALYMSGGASNLELLFSAKDVADLADKTEALQMVTSHDTALISKLRSEMSAVKKQKESIEQNREEAADAKTAVAGKQSELSGLASEVQTVISSLSTQESSLQSQSDSLAQQEAAADQAVDKWYADYQASQKKKQVEAAQKAAQQKATASSSQTSGSTSTGTSGSSQHSSTSGGSSSSGASASGSGSMMWPVPSCQLITSPFGHRSSPGGIGSTYHKGIDIGASYGSAIVAADSGTIIQAGDNGWGYGNLVMIDHGNGVITYYGHMSSVAVSDGQTVAKGQIIGYVGSTGNSTGPHCHFEIRVNGTAVDPSGYV
- a CDS encoding arginase family protein, coding for MEPETIILNFTDIYEEENFYQNEKFTWINCTDIPGTCCYCTPQAAEELRHRLKDHSAYGIHFLDSGDYHYVTGLWLEKIQEPFHLLLFDYHSDMQPPRFPGLFSCGGWVKDVMDHHPFLQNVCIVGPDQSAFAQISEKYRSRLICISLQALQEKETWGQLEKLKTGMPVYISIDKDVMSRYFACTDWSQGQLSLQVLEKLLQIFESHCRILGIDICGECKADMLPFLLQRAEKTNSDTNLALLRFLLRGKNR
- a CDS encoding divergent PAP2 family protein; the protein is MNLIILSAVLSWLAAQLIKVITCLVRREKLTLHDYIGTGGMPSSHSAFVCATAFGCGLVRGFDSVEFALGVALSAVVIYDALGIRWQAGLHADAINRMERKVEPEKEAPPLETRLGHRPSEVICGGLLGIFIAYLLHFLVLHSL